One segment of Desulfurellaceae bacterium DNA contains the following:
- a CDS encoding zinc ribbon domain-containing protein, translating to MPIYDYHCQACHKTQSLLFLSLTEAEIGERTCRWCGEPRLRRILSRFAYHQSEASRLQDFDTGAPRDESFYRDSRNVGLWAKKRAKEMGADLGSQFEETVEKARSGKIGDDV from the coding sequence ATGCCGATCTACGATTACCACTGTCAGGCGTGTCACAAAACCCAGAGTCTGCTCTTCCTCAGCCTGACCGAGGCCGAGATCGGAGAACGGACATGCCGGTGGTGTGGCGAGCCCCGGCTCAGGCGCATCCTGTCCCGTTTTGCCTACCACCAGAGCGAGGCCAGTCGCCTCCAAGATTTTGATACCGGCGCCCCGCGCGACGAATCCTTTTACCGCGACTCTCGCAATGTCGGCCTGTGGGCCAAGAAGCGGGCCAAAGAGATGGGGGCCGATCTCGGATCGCAGTTCGAGGAAACCGTCGAAAAAGCTCGGAGCGGGAAGATCGGCGATGATGTCTAA
- a CDS encoding glutathione S-transferase family protein, with amino-acid sequence MPNTIKLYDFPMSPRVRKVRIVLAEKGLAYEKVNIDITKGEQKTPDYLAINPYGKVPALQDNGTTVYESTIIMEYLNDTYPDPPLLPSAPGQRARARVLMHYADNPYEGAIARLAGELIFKPMQGGSPDEAAVSQATTDLQACFDKLDQELGEQDYLLASGFSLADIPYVSWSLLFPLLKVTVPHPRVEAWLKRVQERPSIQAAG; translated from the coding sequence ATGCCCAACACCATCAAGCTGTACGATTTTCCCATGTCTCCACGGGTCCGCAAGGTCCGCATCGTGCTGGCCGAAAAGGGTCTGGCATACGAAAAGGTGAACATCGATATTACCAAAGGCGAGCAAAAAACACCCGACTACCTGGCCATCAACCCCTACGGCAAGGTGCCGGCGCTCCAAGACAACGGGACCACGGTGTACGAATCGACGATTATCATGGAATACCTGAACGACACCTACCCGGACCCGCCCCTGCTGCCCTCTGCGCCGGGCCAGCGCGCCCGGGCGCGGGTTCTCATGCACTACGCCGACAATCCGTACGAAGGCGCCATTGCCCGCCTGGCCGGAGAACTCATCTTCAAGCCGATGCAGGGCGGCAGCCCGGACGAGGCGGCGGTCAGCCAAGCCACGACCGACCTCCAGGCCTGCTTTGACAAACTCGACCAGGAGTTGGGCGAGCAGGACTATCTGTTGGCCTCGGGCTTCAGCCTGGCCGATATCCCGTATGTGTCGTGGTCGCTGCTGTTTCCCCTGCTCAAGGTCACGGTCCCTCACCCCAGGGTCGAGGCGTGGCTTAAGCGAGTGCAAGAGCGACCGAGTATCCAGGCCGCGGGGTGA
- a CDS encoding riboflavin synthase: protein MFSGIIETSGTITRIDDIAEGVRLSLSSELPVAEVGLGESICVNGTCLTVTAIGDAELSFEVSAESLRRTNLGDLRPGSAVNLERSLRLEDRLSGHLVFGHVDGLGSVGSIQAEGDSFLYTFEIPRELSRYLVEKGSVAVDGISLTVFDCQPTSFTCAIIPHTHQVTTLKHRKPGDRVNIETDMQGKYIENFVKEAVEGSLSGPLQELRDELARLRQQLGELKP, encoded by the coding sequence ATGTTCAGCGGCATTATTGAAACCAGCGGCACGATTACCCGGATTGACGACATCGCCGAGGGCGTTCGGCTCAGCCTGTCGAGCGAACTGCCCGTGGCTGAGGTCGGTCTTGGGGAAAGTATTTGTGTGAACGGCACCTGCTTGACGGTGACGGCCATCGGAGACGCGGAGCTGAGCTTTGAGGTCTCGGCCGAGTCGCTGCGGCGTACAAACCTGGGCGACCTCAGGCCGGGCTCAGCCGTCAATCTGGAGCGCTCGCTACGGCTGGAGGATCGTTTATCCGGCCATCTGGTCTTTGGCCATGTGGACGGTCTGGGCTCGGTCGGCTCGATTCAGGCCGAGGGGGATTCGTTTCTGTACACCTTTGAGATTCCCCGCGAGCTGAGCCGGTATCTGGTCGAAAAGGGCTCGGTTGCCGTGGACGGCATCAGCCTGACGGTGTTCGACTGTCAACCGACATCCTTCACCTGTGCGATCATTCCCCACACCCATCAGGTCACGACCCTCAAACACCGCAAGCCCGGCGACCGGGTCAATATCGAGACCGACATGCAGGGCAAGTATATTGAAAATTTCGTCAAAGAGGCGGTCGAGGGCTCCCTGTCGGGTCCGCTGCAGGAGCTGCGCGACGAGCTGGCCCGGCTCAGACAGCAGCTCGGAGAGCTGAAACCCTGA
- a CDS encoding acetate--CoA ligase family protein yields the protein MTQPDPTTIIHTAQSQDRQLLTEVESKALLRAVGLDVVRTELASSRDQAVGLAEDLGWPVALKVCSPDIIHKSDIGGVRLKLGSADAVGQAFDAIMDAARTAQPDARLDGVSVQPMAKPGVEVIIGLTTDPQFGALLMFGLGGVAVEVLQDVAFRLAPLTPNDARGMIRELRGLPLLTGHRGQAAVDLSALEQLLLGVSGLATSYPQIQELDLNPSLAYPDGCLAVDARIVLRSDGPPPVPRPLSERTRAALERVFHPKAVAVIGDKKAMNYMWLRSQNRFQGKVYSVQIDERELPGIEALGVPNYTSLADIPDEIDYVMTAVPRQVTPRIIADCAANRVGGVMLFTSGFSEVGDEEGKQLEQRLVEAAQASELALIGPNCMGVYNPQIGLRNYTELPTGEAGSVGFIGQSGTHTITFSLAAPQHAIRISKAVSFGNAAVLDASDYLNYLAADEQTRRIGMYLEGVREGRRFFSLLREVSPHKPVVIWKGGQSEAGQRATSSHTGSLATPVAIWDAVVKQAGAIPVADFDTLLDVLHLLGFAKSTTGDGVGLVAMTGGPSVVITDAFEQAGLRVPELSQESYQELASFFTVIGGSFRNPLDSGYTIGMGQSTDNLARLLSILERDPKIDAIVMDTGAGLVAGQWQARPQRLDSLLDTLSAFAARSAKPFLTVLQPFNREAELLSVRDKFHAAGLPTFATHARAARALALVTGYRRFHAPASAS from the coding sequence ATGACACAGCCCGACCCCACGACGATCATCCACACCGCCCAATCCCAGGACCGCCAGCTGCTGACCGAAGTCGAGTCCAAAGCCCTGCTGCGCGCCGTCGGTCTTGATGTGGTGCGCACCGAGCTGGCCTCAAGCCGCGACCAGGCCGTCGGTCTGGCCGAGGACCTCGGCTGGCCGGTCGCCCTCAAGGTTTGCTCCCCGGACATCATCCACAAGAGCGATATCGGCGGGGTGCGGCTCAAGCTCGGCTCGGCCGACGCCGTTGGCCAGGCGTTTGACGCCATCATGGACGCCGCCCGCACGGCCCAGCCCGACGCCCGGCTCGACGGCGTGTCCGTCCAGCCCATGGCCAAGCCCGGTGTTGAGGTTATTATCGGTCTGACGACCGACCCCCAGTTCGGCGCTCTGCTCATGTTCGGTTTGGGTGGGGTGGCGGTTGAAGTCCTCCAGGATGTAGCCTTTCGGCTGGCACCGCTCACCCCCAACGACGCGCGCGGCATGATTCGCGAGCTGCGCGGTCTGCCCCTGCTGACCGGTCATCGCGGTCAGGCTGCGGTCGATCTGAGCGCGCTTGAGCAGCTGCTGCTCGGGGTTTCCGGGCTGGCGACCAGCTATCCCCAGATCCAGGAACTCGACCTGAACCCCAGCCTCGCCTATCCCGACGGCTGTCTGGCGGTCGATGCCCGGATCGTCCTGCGGTCTGACGGCCCGCCACCTGTCCCGCGTCCGCTGTCCGAGCGCACCCGGGCAGCCCTGGAACGGGTGTTTCACCCCAAGGCGGTGGCGGTCATCGGCGATAAAAAAGCCATGAACTATATGTGGCTGCGCAGTCAAAACCGGTTCCAGGGCAAGGTCTACTCGGTCCAGATCGACGAGCGCGAACTCCCCGGCATCGAGGCCCTGGGGGTGCCCAACTATACCAGCCTGGCCGATATTCCGGACGAGATTGATTACGTCATGACCGCCGTGCCGCGTCAGGTCACGCCTAGGATTATTGCCGACTGCGCGGCCAACAGGGTCGGTGGGGTGATGCTGTTTACCTCGGGCTTCTCAGAGGTCGGCGATGAGGAGGGCAAACAGCTGGAGCAGCGGCTGGTCGAGGCCGCCCAGGCATCCGAGCTGGCCCTGATCGGTCCGAACTGCATGGGCGTGTACAACCCCCAGATCGGTCTGCGCAACTACACCGAGCTGCCGACCGGCGAGGCCGGCAGTGTCGGGTTCATCGGCCAGAGCGGAACCCACACCATCACCTTCAGCCTGGCCGCTCCCCAGCACGCCATTCGCATCAGCAAGGCGGTCAGCTTCGGCAATGCCGCAGTGCTGGACGCCAGCGACTATCTCAACTATCTGGCTGCGGACGAGCAGACCCGGCGCATCGGCATGTATCTGGAAGGCGTGCGTGAAGGCCGGCGCTTCTTCTCCCTGCTCCGGGAGGTGAGCCCCCACAAGCCGGTAGTCATCTGGAAGGGCGGCCAGAGCGAGGCCGGCCAGCGGGCGACCTCATCGCATACCGGCTCGCTGGCCACGCCGGTGGCGATCTGGGATGCGGTGGTCAAACAGGCCGGCGCCATTCCGGTCGCGGACTTTGACACCCTGCTGGATGTCTTGCACCTCCTCGGCTTTGCCAAATCCACCACCGGCGACGGGGTTGGACTCGTCGCCATGACCGGCGGGCCGTCGGTGGTCATTACCGATGCGTTTGAACAGGCGGGACTGCGGGTTCCGGAACTCAGCCAGGAATCGTACCAGGAGTTGGCGTCGTTTTTCACCGTCATAGGCGGCAGTTTCCGCAACCCGCTCGACTCGGGCTATACGATCGGCATGGGACAATCGACCGACAATCTGGCCCGGCTGTTGTCGATTCTGGAGCGTGACCCCAAGATTGACGCCATCGTCATGGATACCGGCGCCGGGCTGGTAGCCGGCCAATGGCAGGCCCGCCCGCAGCGCCTCGACAGCCTGCTCGACACCTTGTCGGCCTTTGCTGCACGTTCGGCCAAGCCCTTCCTGACCGTCCTTCAGCCGTTCAACCGCGAGGCCGAGCTGCTATCGGTCCGGGATAAGTTTCACGCCGCAGGGCTGCCCACCTTTGCCACCCACGCCCGGGCTGCCCGAGCGCTGGCTCTGGTCACCGGCTACCGTCGTTTTCACGCTCCAGCCTCGGCCTCCTAG
- a CDS encoding 4Fe-4S dicluster domain-containing protein, giving the protein MTYIITRLCRDCLDTGCVAVCPVDCIYKYVGDDNEQFPAQLYIHPDECIDCGACEPECPWQAIFEEVAVPDVFAEDTPLNYAMVDPIDDFEVAVHEKPENPSAEEIQANKEKWGWDG; this is encoded by the coding sequence ATGACCTATATCATCACCCGGCTGTGTCGGGATTGTCTTGACACCGGCTGTGTCGCCGTCTGCCCGGTGGACTGCATCTATAAATACGTTGGTGATGACAACGAGCAGTTTCCGGCCCAGCTGTACATTCATCCCGACGAATGTATCGACTGTGGGGCGTGTGAGCCGGAATGTCCATGGCAGGCCATTTTTGAGGAAGTTGCCGTTCCCGACGTTTTCGCCGAAGATACGCCTTTGAACTACGCTATGGTCGATCCGATCGACGACTTCGAGGTCGCCGTCCACGAGAAACCGGAGAACCCCTCGGCCGAGGAGATCCAGGCCAATAAAGAGAAATGGGGCTGGGACGGCTGA
- a CDS encoding 2-hydroxychromene-2-carboxylate isomerase, whose product MATQVEFFYDYSSPWTYLAFTRIDGLCQKYGADLEWRPILVGGIFNSINPSVYEFREKGVPAKQKYMAKDMQDWARYYGLKIKNPPSVFPVNSVKALRGALVALEQPGRFLAYSSRVFETYWGEDKDISQDAVLRAIVEEVGLDPQEYFEKIARQEYKDRVRANTDEVMRRGGYGTPTMFVNGSMFFGNDRLVLVEEELKRST is encoded by the coding sequence ATGGCCACTCAGGTAGAATTCTTTTACGACTATTCCAGCCCCTGGACGTATCTGGCCTTTACCAGGATCGACGGGCTGTGTCAGAAATACGGGGCCGACCTGGAGTGGCGGCCCATTCTGGTCGGCGGGATCTTCAACTCGATCAATCCGTCGGTGTACGAGTTTCGCGAGAAGGGCGTCCCGGCCAAGCAGAAATACATGGCCAAGGACATGCAGGACTGGGCGCGCTATTACGGGCTCAAGATCAAGAATCCGCCCAGCGTGTTTCCGGTCAACTCGGTCAAGGCCCTGCGCGGCGCCCTGGTCGCGCTGGAACAGCCGGGCCGCTTCCTGGCCTATAGCTCCCGCGTGTTTGAGACCTACTGGGGCGAGGACAAAGACATCAGCCAGGACGCGGTGCTGCGCGCCATTGTGGAGGAGGTTGGGCTCGACCCGCAGGAGTATTTTGAAAAGATCGCCCGCCAGGAGTACAAGGACCGCGTGCGGGCCAACACGGACGAGGTCATGCGGCGCGGCGGCTATGGCACCCCGACCATGTTTGTCAACGGCTCCATGTTTTTTGGTAACGACCGGCTGGTCCTGGTCGAAGAAGAGCTGAAGCGTAGCACCTAG
- a CDS encoding alpha/beta hydrolase, whose protein sequence is MPYAQVRGARLYYEDHGHGPPLVLVPGALGTAQSDFGPQLEQLPALGVRVISFDPRGYGSSRPPRRAFPIDFYHQDAEDCVALMDQLGCESYAVGGWSDGAIIGLLLTLAHPQQVEKLVVWGGNAYISQEDIDGYEKTRAVSSWSPRMREGMGAIYGQELQGLWTDWCDAMQALYKAGGDVCRQRLAEIRCPTFILHGEKDPLVPRFHADVLHGGIAGSRVHLFPDGKHNIHLAYAEDMNRMIADFVTA, encoded by the coding sequence ATGCCGTATGCACAGGTCAGGGGAGCCAGGCTGTACTACGAAGACCATGGCCACGGACCGCCGCTGGTCTTGGTTCCCGGTGCGCTCGGAACCGCCCAGTCGGACTTTGGGCCGCAGCTCGAACAGCTGCCCGCGCTGGGCGTGCGGGTGATCAGCTTTGACCCGCGCGGTTACGGCAGCTCACGCCCGCCCCGGCGCGCATTCCCGATCGATTTCTACCACCAGGACGCCGAAGACTGCGTGGCTCTGATGGACCAGTTGGGCTGTGAGTCCTACGCGGTTGGGGGCTGGAGCGACGGCGCGATCATCGGCCTGCTGCTGACCCTGGCCCATCCCCAACAGGTGGAAAAACTCGTCGTGTGGGGCGGCAACGCGTATATCAGCCAGGAGGATATCGACGGCTATGAAAAAACCCGCGCCGTGTCGTCCTGGTCGCCCCGGATGCGCGAAGGGATGGGCGCCATATACGGTCAGGAACTCCAGGGGCTGTGGACGGACTGGTGCGACGCCATGCAGGCCCTGTATAAAGCCGGGGGCGATGTGTGTCGTCAGCGCTTGGCCGAGATTCGCTGTCCGACGTTTATCCTGCACGGCGAGAAAGATCCGCTCGTGCCGCGTTTTCATGCCGATGTCCTGCACGGGGGCATTGCCGGCTCGCGGGTGCATCTTTTTCCCGACGGCAAACACAATATCCACCTGGCCTACGCCGAGGACATGAACCGGATGATTGCCGATTTTGTGACCGCCTAG
- the coaE gene encoding dephospho-CoA kinase (Dephospho-CoA kinase (CoaE) performs the final step in coenzyme A biosynthesis.) — MKTIGLTGGIGSGKSTVSQLLAERGAFVIDADKVGHEIYLPGKEAWKQVTAAFGSEILAADQTIDRKKLGAIVFGSTAARQRLNAIVHPLMFEDIAERIQAKRATGFSEPIVVEAAILIEANWIPLVDEVWLVEASTGAVVERVAAQRGLAASDTEARIASQLSNAERRKHAQLVIHNDGSLADLKQRVDQAWERLSR; from the coding sequence ATGAAAACCATAGGACTGACCGGTGGCATAGGCTCGGGCAAGAGCACCGTCTCCCAACTGCTGGCGGAACGTGGCGCGTTCGTCATTGACGCCGATAAGGTCGGCCACGAGATCTACCTGCCGGGCAAAGAAGCCTGGAAGCAGGTCACGGCTGCCTTTGGTTCGGAGATTCTGGCTGCAGATCAGACTATTGACCGCAAGAAGCTCGGAGCAATCGTGTTCGGCAGCACCGCGGCCCGCCAGCGTCTGAACGCCATCGTCCATCCCCTGATGTTCGAGGATATCGCCGAGCGCATTCAGGCCAAGCGGGCGACCGGATTTTCCGAGCCCATCGTGGTTGAGGCGGCCATCCTGATTGAGGCCAACTGGATTCCCCTGGTCGACGAGGTGTGGCTGGTCGAGGCCAGCACCGGGGCCGTGGTCGAACGCGTCGCCGCCCAGCGCGGCCTGGCGGCCAGCGACACCGAGGCGCGCATCGCCAGCCAGCTGTCCAACGCCGAGCGGCGCAAACACGCCCAGCTCGTTATCCACAATGACGGCTCGCTGGCCGACCTCAAACAGCGCGTAGACCAGGCCTGGGAGCGGCTGTCTCGATGA
- a CDS encoding HAD family hydrolase encodes MSKLSVRGVIFDMDGTLADSVEYFYHVSLEVLEIAGIPLPSRERVYELMRTGQDNPLAKLFPPDHPDPEATLKRIVDTRMDMWMDHYHHKTEAIPGSLDLLKSLHTQGLRLGIATSSGRELPFLDHWGVRHLFSSIIGREDVTHRKPHPEPILKCLERLALQPHEAVYIGDSPIDVQASRAAGSHTVGVLTGTSTREIMTDHAPDYILDSVAELPDILAPA; translated from the coding sequence ATGAGCAAACTGTCTGTCCGCGGTGTCATCTTCGATATGGACGGCACCCTGGCCGACTCGGTCGAGTACTTCTATCATGTTTCGCTCGAAGTCCTGGAGATCGCCGGCATCCCCCTGCCGTCACGCGAGCGGGTGTATGAACTCATGCGGACCGGCCAGGACAATCCGCTGGCCAAACTCTTTCCGCCCGACCATCCCGACCCCGAGGCGACCCTCAAGCGCATTGTCGATACGCGGATGGACATGTGGATGGATCACTATCACCACAAGACCGAGGCGATTCCGGGCAGCCTGGACCTGCTCAAGAGCCTGCACACCCAGGGGCTGCGGCTCGGCATTGCCACCTCCTCGGGACGCGAGCTGCCGTTTCTGGACCACTGGGGCGTCCGCCATCTGTTCAGCAGTATCATCGGCCGTGAGGATGTCACCCACAGAAAACCGCACCCCGAGCCGATTCTCAAATGTCTGGAGCGCCTGGCGCTTCAGCCCCACGAGGCGGTGTATATCGGCGACTCGCCCATCGACGTGCAGGCCAGCCGGGCGGCCGGCTCACATACCGTCGGCGTCCTGACCGGCACCAGCACCCGCGAAATCATGACCGACCACGCGCCGGACTACATCCTGGACAGCGTGGCCGAGCTGCCAGACATTCTGGCGCCCGCATAG
- a CDS encoding MOSC domain-containing protein, translating to MGRLLGIAVRGASRAPMETRDTVHISQDTGLEGDYRGRYGPRQITVLSQEAWQAACDTVQTELPWTTRRANLLVSGVELERTTRQVLHIGPVRLAITGETDPCERMDMQHMGLRQALVPAWRGGVTCFVLTPGDIRLGDEVQLLPSPSSD from the coding sequence ATGGGACGTCTGCTTGGTATTGCCGTTCGTGGCGCCTCGCGTGCGCCAATGGAGACCCGGGACACCGTCCACATCAGCCAAGACACGGGTCTTGAGGGCGACTATCGCGGCAGATACGGCCCCCGCCAGATCACTGTCCTGTCCCAAGAGGCGTGGCAGGCCGCGTGTGACACCGTCCAGACCGAGCTGCCGTGGACGACCCGCCGGGCCAACCTGCTCGTCAGCGGAGTTGAGCTTGAGCGAACGACCCGCCAGGTGTTGCACATCGGCCCGGTCAGACTCGCCATTACGGGCGAAACCGACCCCTGCGAGCGGATGGACATGCAGCACATGGGCTTACGTCAGGCGCTCGTCCCGGCCTGGCGGGGCGGGGTCACGTGTTTTGTGCTGACCCCGGGCGACATCCGGCTTGGCGACGAGGTCCAGCTCCTGCCCAGCCCATCATCAGACTGA
- a CDS encoding MFS transporter, with protein sequence MKTQRASRRTLNAFAFGAIASGVKNNVFGGWVLVYYNQVLGLDPALAGLALALALAVDAVTDPLVGVWSDRVRTRWGRRHPFMYAGILPFAVSFYALLQPPTDTSQSGLFVRLLCLAVAVRVSMTLYEIPRGALGPELTKDYDQRTQLVGWSTSYGWFGGAGFAWLTLAFLLPETAEYQGSRAYLNPDGYRDMAWIGGMLIFATGMISTLSLHGHIPALHVPHESAAERLSPRRLVRDIVETLSNRSWLMLFAAGLVFALYIGLHSNTDRYYDLYFWQWTPEHVQIFPVVHMIVAMSCGLLAYPLTRGRDKKRTAIGLFVLSSALGPLPLGLRLLDPMVSVSLFPANGTDLLWWLLLAHSTFLVAVAVIGFVLVGSMGADIVEESQRQTGRRSEGLLTSGSALAQKMISAGGVFIVGQLLSVFGFSVANPSVEAMQEPIRNLAAFHLALNLSLPWISIYLVSKYTITRHGHEQDIRSLGYAEADEA encoded by the coding sequence GTGAAAACCCAGCGCGCCAGTCGCCGCACCCTGAACGCGTTTGCTTTTGGCGCTATCGCCAGTGGGGTGAAGAATAACGTCTTTGGCGGCTGGGTGCTGGTGTACTACAACCAGGTCCTGGGTCTCGACCCGGCCCTGGCCGGACTGGCCTTGGCTCTGGCCCTGGCGGTTGATGCGGTCACCGACCCGCTGGTCGGCGTCTGGTCGGACCGGGTGCGGACGCGCTGGGGCCGGCGCCACCCCTTTATGTATGCCGGCATTCTGCCGTTTGCCGTCTCGTTCTACGCCCTCCTCCAGCCGCCGACCGATACCAGCCAGAGCGGTCTGTTCGTGCGGCTGTTGTGTCTGGCCGTGGCCGTGCGGGTGTCCATGACCCTGTACGAAATTCCGCGCGGCGCGCTCGGCCCGGAACTCACCAAGGACTACGACCAGCGCACCCAGCTGGTCGGCTGGAGCACCTCCTACGGCTGGTTTGGCGGGGCTGGCTTTGCCTGGCTGACGCTGGCCTTCTTGTTGCCGGAGACCGCCGAGTATCAGGGCTCACGAGCCTACCTGAACCCGGACGGTTATCGGGATATGGCCTGGATTGGCGGCATGCTCATTTTTGCTACCGGCATGATCTCGACGCTCAGCCTGCATGGACACATCCCCGCCCTCCACGTCCCGCATGAAAGCGCTGCGGAACGCCTCAGCCCGCGCCGGCTGGTCCGGGACATTGTTGAGACGCTGTCGAACCGTTCGTGGCTGATGCTGTTTGCCGCCGGGCTGGTGTTTGCCCTGTATATCGGCCTGCACAGCAACACCGACCGCTACTACGACCTGTATTTCTGGCAGTGGACCCCGGAACACGTCCAGATCTTTCCGGTTGTGCACATGATCGTGGCCATGAGTTGCGGGCTGCTGGCCTATCCGCTGACGCGCGGGCGGGACAAGAAGCGGACCGCAATCGGCCTGTTTGTGCTGTCGTCCGCGCTGGGGCCGCTGCCGCTGGGACTGCGGCTGCTCGACCCCATGGTGTCGGTGTCGCTGTTTCCGGCCAACGGCACCGACCTGTTGTGGTGGCTGCTCTTGGCGCACAGTACGTTTCTGGTGGCGGTGGCGGTCATCGGCTTCGTCCTGGTCGGCTCCATGGGTGCGGATATCGTCGAGGAGAGCCAGCGCCAGACCGGGCGCCGGAGTGAGGGCTTGCTGACCTCGGGCTCGGCCCTGGCCCAGAAGATGATCAGTGCCGGCGGCGTGTTCATCGTCGGACAGCTGCTGTCAGTCTTCGGCTTTTCGGTTGCCAACCCGAGCGTAGAGGCCATGCAGGAGCCGATCCGTAATCTGGCCGCTTTCCATCTGGCCCTCAACCTGAGCCTGCCCTGGATTTCGATCTACCTGGTCAGCAAATACACCATCACCCGGCACGGGCACGAGCAGGATATCCGCAGCCTCGGCTATGCCGAAGCGGACGAGGCGTGA
- a CDS encoding enoyl-CoA hydratase/isomerase family protein, protein MNERYDTLELRRDNDVLWLVLNRPAALNAMNSLLVNELHACLDELAADHSVRVVILRGAGRAFCAGLDLKEAGEADGRGSVADGLRGQRHIAELAIKIHRAPQPFIAAVHGAAAGGGFGLALASDIRIAAESARMNAAFIRIGLSACDVGVSYFLPRLVGSSVASELLLTGDFIDAQRALATGLVSRVVPEAELDRAAAEMAARITRNSPLGVRLTKECLRYSVDAPTLEAAVAMEDRNQILTTRTNDVREGIAAFLERREPHYEDA, encoded by the coding sequence ATGAATGAGCGCTATGACACCCTGGAACTGCGGCGTGACAACGACGTGCTGTGGCTGGTCTTGAACCGTCCGGCGGCGCTGAACGCGATGAACAGCCTGCTGGTCAACGAACTCCACGCCTGCCTGGATGAGCTGGCGGCCGACCACAGCGTCCGGGTGGTGATCCTGCGCGGCGCCGGGCGAGCGTTTTGCGCCGGACTCGATCTCAAGGAGGCGGGTGAGGCCGACGGGCGCGGATCGGTGGCCGACGGCCTGCGCGGCCAGCGTCACATCGCCGAGCTGGCGATTAAAATCCACCGCGCGCCCCAGCCGTTTATTGCCGCCGTTCACGGCGCGGCCGCAGGCGGCGGGTTCGGTCTGGCTCTGGCCAGCGATATTCGGATTGCGGCCGAGTCGGCGCGGATGAACGCCGCGTTTATTCGGATCGGCCTGTCGGCCTGCGACGTGGGGGTGAGCTACTTTCTGCCACGGCTGGTCGGCAGCTCGGTCGCCTCAGAGCTGCTGCTGACCGGCGATTTCATAGACGCCCAGCGCGCCCTGGCGACCGGCTTGGTGTCGCGGGTCGTGCCCGAGGCCGAGCTTGACCGGGCGGCTGCCGAGATGGCGGCCAGGATTACCCGCAACTCCCCGCTTGGCGTGCGGCTGACCAAGGAGTGTCTGCGCTACTCGGTTGACGCGCCGACGCTTGAGGCGGCGGTGGCGATGGAAGATCGTAATCAGATTCTGACCACCCGGACGAATGACGTGCGGGAGGGAATTGCCGCCTTCCTTGAGCGGCGTGAGCCGCACTACGAAGATGCCTGA
- a CDS encoding glucose 1-dehydrogenase, protein MDLGLTGKVAMVSGASRGIGRAIALGLAAEGCRLSICARGREALEQTAEDIRSRGGEVLVTALDVADESQARGWVEDTRRQCGAVDILVNNVGGSRPGGNLDASAEDWQKGFALNFFSALDLCRLVVPAMRGQQSGCVINISSIYGREWGGPMTYNASKAAMISLSKEMARELAPHGVRVNSVAPGSILFPGGSWERRQQENPDGIAAFIKAELPAGRFGTVEEVADVVVFLASGRANWVSGACITVDGCQSRSLI, encoded by the coding sequence ATGGATCTGGGACTTACAGGCAAGGTCGCGATGGTCAGCGGGGCCAGCCGCGGAATCGGCAGGGCGATTGCGCTAGGCCTGGCCGCCGAAGGCTGCCGGCTCAGCATCTGCGCACGTGGCCGGGAAGCGCTGGAGCAGACGGCCGAGGACATCCGCAGCCGGGGTGGTGAGGTCCTGGTCACCGCCCTGGATGTGGCGGACGAGAGCCAGGCCAGGGGCTGGGTTGAGGACACCCGCCGGCAGTGCGGCGCCGTCGATATCCTGGTCAACAATGTCGGCGGCTCGCGGCCGGGCGGCAATCTCGACGCCTCGGCCGAGGACTGGCAAAAAGGTTTTGCCCTGAACTTCTTTTCGGCCTTGGATCTGTGCCGGCTGGTCGTGCCGGCCATGCGCGGGCAACAGAGCGGCTGCGTGATCAACATCAGCTCGATCTACGGGCGCGAGTGGGGCGGGCCGATGACGTATAATGCCTCCAAGGCGGCCATGATCAGCCTGTCGAAAGAAATGGCCCGCGAGCTGGCTCCGCACGGCGTGCGGGTCAACAGCGTGGCGCCCGGCTCGATTCTGTTTCCCGGCGGCTCGTGGGAGCGTCGTCAGCAGGAGAACCCGGACGGCATTGCGGCCTTTATCAAGGCCGAGCTGCCGGCGGGCCGCTTCGGCACGGTCGAGGAGGTGGCCGATGTGGTGGTGTTCCTGGCTTCGGGCCGGGCCAACTGGGTCTCCGGCGCCTGTATTACCGTGGATGGCTGTCAGTCGCGGTCCTTGATCTAG